In one Gossypium hirsutum isolate 1008001.06 chromosome D09, Gossypium_hirsutum_v2.1, whole genome shotgun sequence genomic region, the following are encoded:
- the LOC121221108 gene encoding dirigent protein 15, whose amino-acid sequence MKKEHNIFALAMIFCLAIAPVYGQYYSKTVMRATQRAENMTRLHFFLHDTVSGENPSAVVIARPNITQPSSLGFGTLFAINDPLTVGPAPTSTLIGNAQGLYVSSSRDPAVFTTVMYADFAFTSGRFNGSSFSLISRSSSSDAIRELAIVGGRGAFRMAQGFALTQINFANMTTGDVILEYNVTLYHY is encoded by the coding sequence atgaagaaagaacaTAATATATTTGCATTGGCAATGATATTTTGTCTTGCCATAGCGCCAGTCTATGGCCAATACTACTCGAAAACTGTTATGCGAGCTACTCAGCGGGCGGAAAACATGACCCGACTCCACTTCTTCCTTCATGATACCGTCAGTGGTGAAAATCCCAGTGCAGTCGTCATAGCCCGTCCCAACATCACGCAACCATCCTCGTTAGGGTTTGGCACCTTGTTTGCAATTAATGACCCCCTTACCGTAGGGCCTGCACCAACATCAACGTTGATTGGAAATGCTCAAGGACTCTATGTGTCATCCAGTCGAGACCCTGCCGTGTTTACTACAGTTATGTACGCTGATTTCGCATTTACGAGTGGCAGGTTCAATGGGAGCTCTTTTAGTTTAATCTCAAGGAGTTCATCTTCAGATGCAATTCGTGAATTGGCTATTGTGGGAGGGAGAGGTGCGTTTAGAATGGCCCAAGGGTTTGCTCTAACTCAAATCAATTTTGCAAATATGACGACAGGCGATGTTATTCTCGAGTACAATGTTACTTTGTACCATTACTAA